The following coding sequences are from one Rutidosis leptorrhynchoides isolate AG116_Rl617_1_P2 chromosome 11, CSIRO_AGI_Rlap_v1, whole genome shotgun sequence window:
- the LOC139876948 gene encoding uncharacterized protein produces MDDSGVESKLMGNGNQEKSVMNGEKVIENEEEDESKKLLLPKKGGLSKKKSAKKNRKVQWNDKNGNKLTEVLEYQPSDVSDSEDEESDACICNIM; encoded by the exons ATGGATGATTCCGGGGTGGAATCGAAGCTAATGGGGAATGGGAATCAAGAAAAAAGTGTAATGAATGGGGAGAAAGTAAttgaaaatgaagaagaagatgaatctaAGAAACTATTATTGCCGAAAAAAGGCGGATTATCGAAGAAGAAATCGGCAAAGAAGAATCGAAAAGTGCAGTGGAATGATAAAAATGGAAATAAACTTACTGAAGTTTTGGAATATCAACCAAG CGATGTTAGTGATTCTGAAGACGAAGAATCAGATGCCTGCATATGTAACATAATGTAG